The genomic stretch GATCGATTCGGGCTGCATCATCGGGGGCATCCATCACAGGTGGATAAAGTGCGGTGATTGCACCATCGCTGCTTACAACGAGAACACTTAAATAGAGATCCTGATCTTCCTGGTTATTGACCGTAATTTGAAGCACCGTGTCTGAGGGCACTTGCAAAGGAGCTGTGTCGATCGCCCGATTGCTCGCCTCCCTTGCAGCACGGGTAGCAACGATTGTTCTGCTCATCTTGCCCGCTGGTTCTTTGGCGGTAATTTCAGCGGTTACGCGCAGGTCAGACGATCGCCCCTGGAGTACCTGTTGCAGGATTTGATTGGCAAGCAGCGTTTTGAAACGGGGACGCAGACGCACGATCGCAGTTTCAAGGTCCCCAGTGGAATCAAAGCTATTTGCGATCGGGGTCAGGTCAGGCTGCAAGAGACCAATGCTTCCTACGGGCGGCAAATTCGTCATGCCTGCGGTGGTCAACTGCTCCTGATAGTGAGCGGTCATCCTGCCCAGCAGACAATCAGCATCCGGCAGTTCTGCAATTTCAACCCGCGCAACTTGCCCCAGTGCGGAGCGGGCTGCTGCCCCATCCTCCTCCAGGGAAGGATCAAGCCCAACCTTCAGTACGGGATGGTCTGGAATGCCCACAACCTTCTCCCGCAAAAGCTGTCCGGGCTGTACCGTTGCCGTCTCTCCAGCCATTAATCTGCCATAGCCGCGCAGTCCTTCCCGCCGAACCTGCTGAATCTGCCCCAGCGATCGTCCGTCTGAATTGAGCAGAGTGTAAATTGTCCCTGCACCCATTGCCCTTAAATTGTGCGAGGAAACCCCGCCTAACCAGAACTCAATCAAATCGCCCTCAAGCTTTCGTTGAATCACTGCTTCTGCGGCTGGCGTCGCCATTTCCAGGAAGTACAGGGGTTTCTGGTCATTGTTGCTGTCGGGTTTGTACTGGAATACAGGCACCTGACCCCGATCGTCTGAATCAAGCCGGGTGGTAATTCGGGTGCTAAGTTCCAAATTAGAGTAGACGGTAGCTGTGCTTTGATGGGTGGGCAGCTGCCAGAGATAGCGCGTGAGCAAGTAGGTGAATGCTCCGGCGTTAAATCCACCAAAATCGATATCCAGGGCTGCCTGAGTACGCAGTGCTGACCCGATCGCCACGCCTCGCGCAATTCCAGCTTTACGACCTTTCTGGAAATCATCGTCGGACAGCTTCAGATCCGCCATCCACTGCTTTTGATACTCCAGCTCAGCCGCACTGGGAACCAGCGGTAAGCCACTGCTGCGGCTCAGTCGATTTGCGCCGATCGATCGCACCGTCACGTTTCCCCTAGTTCCTGCGCCGGAATAGCAGCTATCGAGAACGACAGTGAGATTTTCTGTTTGAATGGCGTGCATCAGCAGAAACAGAGTCCGCCCCATAATATCGGGAACTGCTAGTTCGGTTCCGGTTAAATCAACTTCTACCGATGCATCGTTTGGGACGATCGTGCCGTTCAGATAGCTGTCTCCATCCCCAGGGTCAGGGGCAATCGGATTCGGGTCTTTAATTTTGGAGCCGTGCCCGGAGTAGTGAAAAACGACGACATCTCCCGGTCTTGCCTGATCGATCAGATGCTCCTTAAAAACCTTCAGAATTGTGGCGCGATCGGGCTTCAGGGGTTCTGTATCTGAGATCTTAATGATGTCCTGTGGGTTAAAACCAAAGCGATTGACCAGCAGCTCGGACTGAAGCTCGACATCGTTCAAGCAGCCGGGCAGATCGGGAATGGGGTCAGGATAGCGGTTAATCCCAACCAGTAAGGCAAGCTTGCGAGGCGTACCCTGTGCCAGAACCCGACCATAGCGATCGACCTGTCGCAGAAAATCCGCCTGACTGAGACCGATCGCTGCCAGGGTTGAGCCAGCAGTTTGGAGGAAATGACGACGCTTCATAGGACATACAAACGCGGGTTCAGTAAATAGCCAGGTTTCATTGCTGGGGTGGACTGCAAACGTCAGTCGCGATCGACTGGAGCAGCGTTTTGAGTTCAGGGGAAGGCTGTTCGACCAGGAGGGCAGTGCGCCAGAAGTCAGACCAGAGTTGCCGTTCTGCGAAATAATCTGCCTGTCTCAGGGCGATCGTTTCTGCGCTGGCTCCGGCGGCTCTTTGTTCGCTGGTCAGGGTTTGCAAATCGGCTTTTATGCGATCGAATTCGGCAGACGGCATCACGCGAAACGCGAACGACTGCGGCTCTCGATTTCTGAATGTGACAACCCACTGATAGTCTTGCCCTGGCTGAACACCATCGCCGGTGTAGGTGACATGGCGAATCCGCACGGTCGGATCAATTGTAAGATTTGATAAATTCATCTGCGCCAGAACTTGCTGACTGTCCGCCGATTTAAGTTCGATCGACTCAACCGCCCCCTGCCAGACAAACGTTGGACGGGGACTCCATGCCGCTAGAGCCTCACTGGAAAGGGGATCGATCGCCACCGAACAAAACTCACCGGGACGGGAAACTCGACGGCGGGGGGCAGGGCGACGGCTGCGAAAAACATTACTCCAGATCTCCTGAATCTGGGCTGGGATCGAGGACGAGTTAGAATCGACAGCGGGTTCCGGCTCAGACAATCCGGGTTTCTCCACCAGGACAGCGATCGTCAGGAGAAATAAGCTGATGATGAAAAGAAAGCGGGGTTTGCGACTGGTAATACCCATGTTTAAGAAGAACCTATAGTATTGCTTATCGAGACTTTAGTTTAAGGCAAGCAGGCAACACATAAACCCAAACGGTGACTGCCGGAAGAACGATCGGTAACAGAATTGCTGCGCTGGAAAGATACAGTTCCAAACTCAGCAGGGTATAGAAAATTGTGCCGCTGCACAAGAGAACGACTGCCAGAGTTCGCTGCGAAATCCAGAGCTTAGAGAATGAGGCGATCGGTTCCTGTAGAAGCAGGGCAATCCCTTTGCCCATCACAGCTGCCAGCAAAATCATCCACAGATCGGGGATAGGGAGAACAAATTTTCGGCTGAGGAAATGATGAAACAAATAGGCAAGATGTTCGCCGCCTGTCATCAGTCGTGCCGCATTGCTGGAATTCTCCATCAGATACCAGTGCATGATCGCTGCGGGAGCCGGAAAGCTATCGTCCCCCGGTCGCCAACCCGCCGTTGCGTAGCCACCTGACGCAATTAACACCGTCTGCTGCAATCCGTTGGGTGAATCCGAGGATGGCTCTAAAATTTGCCACGCGGGAACGGCTTGATAGACCTGATCGGGACGCAGGGAAAAATCGGCGATCGGGTGCAGCCAGTATTGACCGAAAAAATAGCTGAAATTCGTGATCGGCGAAAGCGTGTTGCGATCGGAAAACGGCAGGCTCTCTCTGGTGTTCTGCTGCTGATGGGTGTTTGCCAACAGATCCGCCAAGAGGGGAAACGGCTGAGGATTTTGCCGATCGAATAGCGGTATGCGGTAGTCATCTCCCCAGGAACCCTCTGCGTTCCCCTGCAAACTGGGTGCTGCGTTCAGCAATTCCGGACGGGCTGTGTGCCACTTACCATCATTGTCGTAGGTTGTGGCGAAGATGAATTTTGTGCCTCGCTGTCCGGCTCGCTGAATTGCCTGGGCTAACCTGGGCGTAGCGGGTTGCAGCGGATCAAGCAGATAGTCGATCGCAATAATCTTCGTGCCCTGACTCGAAAGGCGATCGATTAAATCTGCCAGATAGCCCTGCGGAATCGGGTATTCCCTACCAATCAGATCGGCTCGTCTGAGGGATTCTTCGTTAATTTGTACCAGCGTCAGGGGCGGTTGCTGGGCGATCGTATCTCGCTGGGTGAGTTGACGATAGTAAGCCTGCGTGAGAACCCGCTGTTCTAGTAATGCCAGCTGCAATGGCGGTAAGACGCTACAGAGGGTCAACAGTGCCAGAGCCGCGACTTCGTAGGGTTTCGATGCCCAGGGCTTCAGCCAGTAGCGCAGTCCCTTCGGCGGAAGGTGGAATAGCGTCGTGTCCGGGTGGCGAAACAGCGAGGGAATCAGATACGCCGATGGATAGGCAAGCTTTTTATCGGTTTCCAGGTGCTGGCGGGCGGCAATCATCGCTTCATGCACATCCTTGTGTTCTGCCAAACCCTGCACAAACCGCACTAAAAACTCCTGTGCCACCCGATTCTCGATCGGTTCTCGCATCACAGCAACCTGGCTCAGCCCCAGATCAAGCAGCGAATTGGCAATGCTTAACCCCTGGCAGGAATTGAACATGGCAAACTGCAATCCCCGATCTTTGGCACGAATTAACTGCGGCGCAATATCGTGAATTTCAATCGATACACCGGGGGCAATACTGAGTTCACCGCTGCCCGTTTCATTGCTGTGTCCGGCAAACAGCAGCACATCCCAACCGCGCCGATCGTCGATCGCCTGCACAATCTGGTTCTTCAGATCATCAATACGTTCCGCCGAGCGGTAGCCCACAAACACCAGATCCGCAAATGGGCGCAGCCGCTTCTGAAGCGCATCAATTTCGATCGCAAAGTTTAGCCCGCGATCGTCCCCCAGAATTACCAGCAAACGGGGACGGCGACGAATCATTCTTTGAACCGGGGCAGCGGGCTGACGAATATTGGGCGCAGAGCGGCTAATCCGAATTTTGCTGCCAATCGCCAGATCATCGGCAATATCCCAGGCTTCCCACGGCAGACGCGCCAGATCGATCGGGTCACAGGTAATGAGCAAATCCACACTGTCATTCGGAGTCACCGCAGTTCGACCCGCCCCGACAATTTCTCGTCGCAGATTGTCCAGCGCATCGGTATGACTCAACCACTGGCAAAACTGCTCCAGCAAATCCCGCTCCCGATCGCTTAATCGCTTGCCCCAGTCGATCGTGGGGGGATTGACGGTTCCACTGCCTGCCGCTCTACCGCGCATGAAGAGCTGAGGCGGGGGCAATTCGTCGAGCAACAAATGCATCCGGCGATAGTAATCGAGATAAGCCTGCTGCCACTGCTGATAGGTCTGAAGCAGCACCATTGGCATTTCCAGAGTTGCCTGAAGTCGCTGTCCTTCGCCCCAGGTCAATTCAAACCAGCAGCTTTGCTGAACCTGCCGCACTGAAAGCTGATACACGATCGCTGAAGTCTTCATACCTGGGTATCTCGACTAAAGATGAAAGGGGGCAAGGTTGTGGCAGTCCCGTTAGGCAAACTGATCGTGACCCAGAATGACTCCTCTACACTGCCGATCACACAGGCGTAAAGATAGTTCAAACCACTTGATCCGAGGGCAACATCTTCTAAAACCTGCTCTGCATCCCGCACCTGCAAACGAATTCCATTCGGCAGCAGAGTCCCCGCACGGGTTCCCAGCACAACTAGCAGCGTCCACTCTGGAACTGCCCCAGTAATTTGCCAGGTTGCCGCATAGAGCCGCAGCGGAAGATTCGCGAGTTCAATATCTTGATAAGCTCCTCGCGCTTCGGGGGGAATTTCAATCGGCGATCGCTGAACTAAATCAGTCAGCACAGACTCAAATTCCTCGATCGCTGATCTTGATCCACGCAGCGATGACCCCAGAGCCGGATTCAGGGTGAGCGGAGGCAATAGCACCCAGGACAGTTCTGCCGCCAGTCGATCGACCTGATTTTGGAGCCATAGCCCTACGTTAATTGCAGCCGTCGCGAGAGGAGAAGATGGGGCAGTCACAGAAACGTTTTCCGCGATCGCAGCTGGTTCCAGGCAGCGCAGAGACAGCAGCAGGCGATCGGGGTTCAAATCAAAGCAGGTGATGGGCAACCAGTAGGGTTCATCTTCAGTTGCAGAGGGATTAGACGGCAATGCCTGAATCAGTTGCGCCTGGGGAATATAGCCTCGAACCCGGATTTGCTGAAGTTCTTCAAACACCTGGATGAGGACGTAAAAGTGAGGTAAAAAGGGAGTCTCAAGGACGGATGGAGATAGGGGAATTTCAATATCTTCAAGACTATCGGTGGCAATCAGATAAAGCCGAAAGTTGCCGATCGTTAGATGACAAAGATCAGTCCGATTGCGTCCTTCCTGATGGGGTAATAGCTCAGGCGATCGTTTCTCTAGCCATTGTTCCATGCCTGCCCGTGCGACTGCATTGAGGTAATGCTGCCACTGGTCGGCTTCTGTCGTTGCAGTTTGGCTTTGCTCAACCGCCCAGTCAAGATGGACATCGGTGAGAGTAATCGTATCAATGGGAAGAAACATACCTGGAATGGGTTGGGGACTTCGGAGAAGAAAGGCTGTCATGATTGTAGGCTCCAAAAATTACAATCGAAAATCAATCAAAAATTACGATATCGTCAAGGTATCGAGATAGCGACAGAGGCGACGCGAAAACAGGCTTTTAGGCGCAGGCTCCTTTGCCCGGTTTCCCGTACTGGCTTCTACCCGCGCCTCTTCAATCACGCGATCGACCTGTTCCAGTAAGGCAGTATCGATCGCTTCAGTCAGCCGTTCTAGCTGAGATAAACTGACGTATCCTGCCGCTAGAGCTTTAATTTGCTGCTGCAAGATTTGCAGGAGGTTCTGCTTTACGTCTTCGCGCAGTTCATCGAGTTCTAGCAGCCGTGATACCTGATACTGTTGCTTCATCTGAATCTCAGGCGCAATTTTAGACATTGCCACCCCTCGACAGTGAAACAGCAAGAGTCCTTTGAGAAACGGTTGCACTTTATTCGGTTTTTTTGCTTTGAAATAGCTGACTCGATTGTGGATGGTTTGTTGAATAGAAGTATCCAATCCCGTCATCAACTGACTGCGGTAGGTCTGAAGAAATTCGTTCTGCCGATCGTTCTCATCTGTTTCAGGGGCAATCTGCTCGTCTACCAGCGGGCGATGCTGCTCATCGTCAATGGATTCTAGCCTGGGGCAACGCTCCTCCCGAACGCGATCGGCTAATCGATGCAAATCGTTGAGGATCTGCTGGGGAGAATCATTTCGCCCAGTTTGCAGTTTGAGCAACCCCGCCATTTCAAGGAGCTGTTCCGCAGTGGGAGACGAACATTTACGCCGATTGCAGTTCTGCTTCAGGCGATCGCGTCGATACACGGCATGGTAGCTATCCAGCAGAGCAGAGCCGTACTGCAAATCCGAACCTGCCAGAAAGCGTTTCAGATAATGGGATGTCGTGCTGTTCAGCAGTGACCAGTCGCTAGCAAGATAAATACCGCAGTCCAGCAGAAATGCATTGACTTCAGGATGGGTCTGGATCAGGCGTTTTGTCCAGGTGCTTAACTGGCTCTGCTCTGGGTCGAAGGTCTGGAGAATCTTGCTGGCAAGGGAAAGATAGCCGGAGACAGCACCGTTTCCTTTTCGGGACGATCGATCGCTCCTGAAGTTCACCACTTCGACATCATCCAGCACAAGCCGCAGCAAATCCATGCGATCGAATCTGCCCTGCGTGCCAAATCGCGATGCCAGATCTTGACAAACGCTCTCAATCTGATGGGAGATAAAGCAGCGCAGACAGCACTCTGCCAGTTGACGGGTTTGATTGTCCTCGGACTGCATCAGTGCCATGAATCGACGCTGAATTTCAGGGTTCGTCGCGATCGCAGGATCGGGAAACTGCTGCTGCATGAATGCCCGCGCTTCAGCAATATCCTCCACCTGTCGCTGACCCGCTGCTGTTAGTTTGACCCATCGCCAGTATCGTGATGCATCATTCATAGGGGGTTTCTGGTTTCCTCACACTCGGCGTTTGCATGACATATAGGGCGATTGATTGGACTTATGCAATGCCAATCGCCAAACTTTCCCACACTGCTGCAAATTCCTTAGCCCTACTCGTTCGCTGCATAGGTGCAGGAGGGCGGTCAATAGATGCGGATAACATCCCCAAGATTTAGGAAGATATGCTATGACAGGCATTTTGCCCGGTCTACTGGGACTGCTGATCATGACAAACTGGCTCTATAGGATGGTTGCCCAATTCAATACCGTTGACAAAGAACGGGACAGGTGAGGCAAGTTTACCACCTGGTTTGCGATCGTTACCTTCGATTCAGAGCGATATGTGTACCAAATTGCTGGGGGCGATCGATGCTCATCAAAGACCAATCTTCGCTAGCGACAGCCCGCCACTTTGCCCGTTCTGATCAAACTGCCCTGATAGAGACAATCGCTTAAAATTACCTAAGACTACCTAAAAGAAAAGGCGGCTAAATTGTTCTGCAATGCGTCGGGGTTCCGGCTTTTGAGCATCGAACGGAATGACCAGCAGCGTAATCCCCTGAATGGCGACAACCTGAACCAGGCAGCTTTCTGGAATAATGAGCTGAGCCGCCGGATCATACAAATCCGCTTTCCAGGAAGACCCAAACACATAAACCCGTCCGCCCCAGCCTGGTTGAATCGTTTTCTCAACGACCGCTCGAACCGGCTGTGCCAAAAGCTTTGTCTCAATGGATAGCCTGAAGTTCATCTTGCGCCTCCTATGGGGGTTAAGGATTAATCGAAGCACGGAACTTCCATCGTTGCTATTACTTATTCGGCGATCGATTGAGGGCATGCAGTTCGAGGCAGTATTGAGCAATCAAATTACAAACCGTTGAACACGCATTCCACTCAACTCGTCGATCGCCTGAATCGAAATTGTGAACACCAGCGTACAAACGTCCATTAGATAGCTGAAAGACTGTGAAACTAAGCAAAAAGATAAATTGCACAGATCTCCCGCTACTGATTGATGACGCCCTACTGCCCCTTCTCCGCTGAATTCCCTACAGCCATCGCCTGCTGTACCGGAGCCACCTTAACCGACCGCTTTCTGCTTCGCAAAACCAACCACAGCCCACTCGCCAGCGAGACCAGCAAAACCCCTCCGCCTGCCGCCGCATACACCCACACCGAGATCGTTTTGTCCTTACCAGAATCGATCGCCGATCGCGCCTTCGTCACATATTCCTGCACATAGGGAAACTTCGGGTTAAGTTCCTGAATCTGACGGAAAAGTTGCAACGCCTGCCCATACTGCTCCGACTCAAACTGCAAAATGCCTTCCTGATACTGCTCGGATAGTTTGCTCTCCTGCGGCTGCACATTGATCTTCTGCAAAAACTCCCGCACCACTGTCGTCGGCACCACAAAATTCACGCCCTGCACCGCTTCCCCCGTCTGCCGATTCACTGCCCCAAATGTCGCCACCCCGATCGCCTCACCCTTATCATTAAACACCGGACCACCGCTGTTGCCCTGGCTCATCGCCGCATCGGTCTGAATCACTTCCCAATCATCCGGCATCGTCTTCCGCGCACTCACCAGCCCCGAAGTTAAGGACGGTTCCGCCGCTTCCTTGTCGTTAATCACTGCGCCTGCCGGATAGCCCAGCACAAAAATCCCGTCCCCCGCTTCCAGCGACTTATCCTCCCCCAGTTCAATCGTCGGCAAATTCTCAGCGTTAATCTTCAGCACCGCTACATCCTTGCCGGGAATCGAAGAACCGATCGCCTTAATCTCACTGCGATAGCCCTCCTCCGTCAGATCCGTCTTTGCCGCCACTGCGCCGATTGCCGTATAGATTTCCGTGTCGATTTTGCTCAGATCCATGTACTCGGCAAAATACTGCAAGTGTCCCTGCAAGCACATCTGCATAAATTCCTTTGTGCCGATCGTCCGTTGGATCGCTGACTGTAGCTCCGCCTCGGATAACTGTCCCCAGCCCCGCTCACAGCTTTCGATCGCCACATCTTTCAGTGCTGACGCTGCTAAATCCTGCTTCAGATCATCACCTTCTGCCGACACCACATGGGCATTGGTAATCAGATAGCCGTCGGGCGTAATAATAAATCCGGTTCCCGTTGAAACCGCTTCCGCATCCTTACGAATAATTTTGTCGATCGGCTGGAAGTACTTGAGCGGATTGTTCAACACTTCCTCAAAGAAGACGGCAACTGCCCGTTCCGGTGACGAAATTTGTCCACGCCGCACCTGCCGCTGAATTTCCTGCTGCAAGGGAGCGATCGCCTCTGAGTTCAGCGTATAATCTGGAACCGCAATCTGCGCCTTGTGATGCGCTTCTACCAGCACCGTCGCTGGCTTACTCTGCTCCGCAATTTGTTTTGGCTTCAATTCCTGCACTTCCTTGCCGCAAGCCGTTAATCCCAGCGTCACTAAACCGATCGCCGCCCAGGTTCTCAAAGCATTCATAATTCACACTCCAGATTGTATTTCAACCGTTTGACCCTACCTATCCGGGGACGATCGCAACCTATGCAAACGAACTCATCGTTCCAATCTGCTCCCCTACGTGCAGCTTCATAGGTCGAGAGTTTCTTGCCCGTTCTACCCGCTAGTAATGCTGGGGAGGCTGGATCTGATGAGGAGCAAACTCAGTCCCTTGTGCTGCTGAACAAAATTGTTGTCAGATTTGAATCGGTTTTCTAAAACTTCTTTCTCAATTCCACAGCTTCTCCACATTCCTTGCTTAACTTGAAGGAAAGCGAAAGGTCTTGAATCGAACGTCACAGCATCACACTTTACTTTTCCAAGCAGTATTTAGAGTCTCAAAAGGGGACTCCAAGGGTGACTCATATGTCCAATCAATCAGTGCAATTATTGGAAGAAAAAATTCTCAGATTTGTCAAGTACGTGCAGCGACGGAATACTCGTGAAACGCTGCTTGCCTGCTTTGTCATTGTGGTCTTTGCCCTGGATCTTGCTTATGCTATCTACAGCCAGAGGAAAGACAATCTCTCAATCATTGGGAGCAGCATAGTGATCCTCGCATCATTGTTGATTATTATGATCATTCGGCAAAAGCTGCATATTTCCAAATCTGAGATTTCTGCTTTTCCCCCGCTCCAGTTTCCAGACAAGTGGAAACATCATCTGTCTAACCAGGCACGAATGCTGAGGCTTAGCTGGCTATGGTATCTTTTGCCCTTATTTCTGGGTTTCTGTATCTATTTCGTGAGCGTTTACGACGTTTCATCTGGCAGTATCTTTGGACCATTGCTCCTGGCAGGGATTGTATTTGCATTGATCTGGCGATTAAATCTGAAAGTTGCGAAACAAATTGAGCGGGATCGTGATGCTTGGTTCAGCAGTTCCCCTGCTCGCACAGTTTGGTAAAGTTTATTCACCGCAATGACATTCGCACACAAACCAGAGATTGAGCAAAAACTGCGGATTCATACTCACACTTTCCATAGACCTCATAACCAAGCATGATTCTCCGATGAGCCGAAACAGAAACAGCGATCGGCTTAATGCACCCTGAGGCAGATAGCGGCTTGGTCTAACCAGAGTTCATACTAGATCCCGCACCGAATACAGCTGAGAGGTCAGGCAATCCTGAATCAGTCCGCCTTTGAATTCTGGACGACTTCGATCGCCTAAAGCAGGAACGAGATATGAAGATTCTAGCGGTGGAGGACGATGCATGGATGGCTAGTGCGGTAGCAGATACACTGGCTCAGCAGAACTATACGGTTGAAATTGCAGCGGATGGGCAAACCGGATGGGATCTTGCAGCGGCAGCGGATTACGACTTGATTCTGCTCGACATCACCCTGCCTAAGCTAGATGGCATTAGTCTCTGCCGTAAACTGCGCCAGGAAGGATACCAAACCCCGATTCTGCTGCTCACTGCGAAGGATACGCGATCAGATAAGGTAATGGGACTGGATGCCGGAGCCGATGATTATTTGGCAAAGCCGTTTGACTTCCAGGAGCTATTAGCTCGCGTTCGCGCCTTACTCCGTCGCGGAAATTCTGCGCTGCCTCCGGTGCTGGAGTGGGGGAATTTGCAGCTCGATCCAAGTCTTTGTGAAGTCACCTGTTACGATGAAGTGCTGCACCTGACTCGGAAGGAGTATGGTCTGCTAGAGCTTTTTCTTCGTAACCCGCAACGGATCTTTAGTCCCAGTGCAATTATTGAACGGCTTTGGGCATTTGAAGACTCACCCAGGGAAAGCACGATCAAGTCGCATATCAAGGCACTGCGGCAGAAGCTAAAAGCGGCAGGAATAGAGCCTGATTGTATTGAAACAGTATATGGTCTAGGGTATCGTCTGAAACCCCTACCAGAGGAAAATTCACCGGGGCATTTGCAATCTTCTGAAGAGACAGAAGCTGCGGCGATCGACGTTGAACAGAAAATCACAGCGGTCGTAACGCAGGCACGGGAGGCGTTCAAAGCCCAATTAGGCGATCGTTTGACGGTACTGCAACAAGCAGCGGAAGCCCTGGCCCAGGGTCGCCTCAGCAAAACGCTGCAATATCAGGCAGAGCGAGAAGCGCATAAGCTGACAGGAACGCTGGGAACTTTTGGGCTGGCTCAGGCATCGGAACTGGCGGAAGCGATCGAAGATTTACTGCAAACCAGACCGATCGATCAGCAGAATGCAAATTCTTTCAAACGGCTGGTCAACAGCCTGTATCAGGAATTAGAGCAAACACCTCCCTCGTTAATTTCCTCGATTTCCTCACCCACGTTTCACAGTTTTACCGCTAGCGAGTTTCCGCTGCTGCTGATTATCAGCCGAGATCGGCAAAGGGTTGAACCCTGGGTCAAGGAAGCTTCGCAGAGAATGCGGGTTGAAGTGATTTCCGCTTCGATCGCTACAGGCATGAGCGGTGAGCCTGAGTTAAACCCAATTCTCTCGGAAAAGCCAGATGTGATTCTCCTTGATCTGGACGTTGACGATCGTATGCAGGACAGCTTGCAGCTCTTATCAGCGTTGTCAAAGCAGTTGCCGTCTATTCCCGTTCTGGTGTGGGCAGAGCAGGATCGCTTAACCGATCGCCTGGAAGTAGTGCGGCGCGGCGGACGCGGTTTCTTGCAGAAGTCTATTTCCGTAACGCAAGGGATGGAATACATTGCTCAAGTTCTACAGCCTGTTCATCCTGATAAAGCAGAAATCCTGGTGGTTGATGATGATCCAGTCGTGCTGAATACTGTGCGTACCTTATTGCAACCCTGGGGAATGCAAATTACAACCCTGGATACTCCCCATCACTTCTGGGAAGTGCTGAATGATGTTTCTCCGGATCTGCTGATTCTAGATGTACAAATGCCCGATATTAACGGCATTGAACTCTGTCAGATTATCCGGACTGATCCGCAATGGAGCAAACTTCCTGTGCTGTTTCTGACTGCTCATACTGACACAACCACAGTCCATCAGGTTTTTACAGCAAAAGCAGATGACTGCGTTAGCAAGTCGAGTATGGGAGCAAAATTAGTCCCCCGCGTATTAACCTGTTTGGAGCGATCGTCCTAATTCCAATCCCTGTCGCAATCCACGGTTCAGGACGT from Leptolyngbya ohadii IS1 encodes the following:
- a CDS encoding DUF1822 family protein, translated to MFLPIDTITLTDVHLDWAVEQSQTATTEADQWQHYLNAVARAGMEQWLEKRSPELLPHQEGRNRTDLCHLTIGNFRLYLIATDSLEDIEIPLSPSVLETPFLPHFYVLIQVFEELQQIRVRGYIPQAQLIQALPSNPSATEDEPYWLPITCFDLNPDRLLLSLRCLEPAAIAENVSVTAPSSPLATAAINVGLWLQNQVDRLAAELSWVLLPPLTLNPALGSSLRGSRSAIEEFESVLTDLVQRSPIEIPPEARGAYQDIELANLPLRLYAATWQITGAVPEWTLLVVLGTRAGTLLPNGIRLQVRDAEQVLEDVALGSSGLNYLYACVIGSVEESFWVTISLPNGTATTLPPFIFSRDTQV
- a CDS encoding CHASE2 domain-containing protein gives rise to the protein MKTSAIVYQLSVRQVQQSCWFELTWGEGQRLQATLEMPMVLLQTYQQWQQAYLDYYRRMHLLLDELPPPQLFMRGRAAGSGTVNPPTIDWGKRLSDRERDLLEQFCQWLSHTDALDNLRREIVGAGRTAVTPNDSVDLLITCDPIDLARLPWEAWDIADDLAIGSKIRISRSAPNIRQPAAPVQRMIRRRPRLLVILGDDRGLNFAIEIDALQKRLRPFADLVFVGYRSAERIDDLKNQIVQAIDDRRGWDVLLFAGHSNETGSGELSIAPGVSIEIHDIAPQLIRAKDRGLQFAMFNSCQGLSIANSLLDLGLSQVAVMREPIENRVAQEFLVRFVQGLAEHKDVHEAMIAARQHLETDKKLAYPSAYLIPSLFRHPDTTLFHLPPKGLRYWLKPWASKPYEVAALALLTLCSVLPPLQLALLEQRVLTQAYYRQLTQRDTIAQQPPLTLVQINEESLRRADLIGREYPIPQGYLADLIDRLSSQGTKIIAIDYLLDPLQPATPRLAQAIQRAGQRGTKFIFATTYDNDGKWHTARPELLNAAPSLQGNAEGSWGDDYRIPLFDRQNPQPFPLLADLLANTHQQQNTRESLPFSDRNTLSPITNFSYFFGQYWLHPIADFSLRPDQVYQAVPAWQILEPSSDSPNGLQQTVLIASGGYATAGWRPGDDSFPAPAAIMHWYLMENSSNAARLMTGGEHLAYLFHHFLSRKFVLPIPDLWMILLAAVMGKGIALLLQEPIASFSKLWISQRTLAVVLLCSGTIFYTLLSLELYLSSAAILLPIVLPAVTVWVYVLPACLKLKSR
- a CDS encoding NfeD family protein, whose translation is MNFRLSIETKLLAQPVRAVVEKTIQPGWGGRVYVFGSSWKADLYDPAAQLIIPESCLVQVVAIQGITLLVIPFDAQKPEPRRIAEQFSRLFF
- a CDS encoding caspase family protein — protein: MKRRHFLQTAGSTLAAIGLSQADFLRQVDRYGRVLAQGTPRKLALLVGINRYPDPIPDLPGCLNDVELQSELLVNRFGFNPQDIIKISDTEPLKPDRATILKVFKEHLIDQARPGDVVVFHYSGHGSKIKDPNPIAPDPGDGDSYLNGTIVPNDASVEVDLTGTELAVPDIMGRTLFLLMHAIQTENLTVVLDSCYSGAGTRGNVTVRSIGANRLSRSSGLPLVPSAAELEYQKQWMADLKLSDDDFQKGRKAGIARGVAIGSALRTQAALDIDFGGFNAGAFTYLLTRYLWQLPTHQSTATVYSNLELSTRITTRLDSDDRGQVPVFQYKPDSNNDQKPLYFLEMATPAAEAVIQRKLEGDLIEFWLGGVSSHNLRAMGAGTIYTLLNSDGRSLGQIQQVRREGLRGYGRLMAGETATVQPGQLLREKVVGIPDHPVLKVGLDPSLEEDGAAARSALGQVARVEIAELPDADCLLGRMTAHYQEQLTTAGMTNLPPVGSIGLLQPDLTPIANSFDSTGDLETAIVRLRPRFKTLLANQILQQVLQGRSSDLRVTAEITAKEPAGKMSRTIVATRAAREASNRAIDTAPLQVPSDTVLQITVNNQEDQDLYLSVLVVSSDGAITALYPPVMDAPDDAARIDRGRSLTVPRLEDGKEFFISGTSGTPELLMLVSKQPLRTALTAIQTIGRGQGGTRGDFVGLSEDSLFILDDILTDADDQTRSGAPSTARSRQPGERRLDASMLAVLSCVIQVNGSELCS
- a CDS encoding DUF928 domain-containing protein gives rise to the protein MGITSRKPRFLFIISLFLLTIAVLVEKPGLSEPEPAVDSNSSSIPAQIQEIWSNVFRSRRPAPRRRVSRPGEFCSVAIDPLSSEALAAWSPRPTFVWQGAVESIELKSADSQQVLAQMNLSNLTIDPTVRIRHVTYTGDGVQPGQDYQWVVTFRNREPQSFAFRVMPSAEFDRIKADLQTLTSEQRAAGASAETIALRQADYFAERQLWSDFWRTALLVEQPSPELKTLLQSIATDVCSPPQQ